From a single Piliocolobus tephrosceles isolate RC106 chromosome 21, ASM277652v3, whole genome shotgun sequence genomic region:
- the CLC gene encoding galectin-10 — translation MSLLPVPHTEALSLSTGSTVTMKGRPLVCFFNEPHLQVDFHTEMKEDSDIAFHFQVYFGSRVVMNSREYGTWKQEVESKNMPFQDGQEFELSILVLEDKYQVMVNGQCYYNFNHRIPIKSVKMVQVWRDISLTQFGISS, via the exons GTGCCACACACAGAGGCTCTGTCCTTGTCTACTGGTTCTACTGTGACAATGAAAGGGAGACCGCTTGTCTGTTTCTT CAATGAACCACATCTGCAGGTGGATTTCCACACCGAGATGAAGGAGGACTCAGACATTGCCTTCCATTTCCAAGTGTACTTTGGCAGTCGTGTGGTCATGAACAGCCGTGAGTATGGGACCTGGAAGCAGGAGGTGGAATCCAAGAATATGCCCTTTCAGGATGGCCAAGAATTTGAACTGAGCATCTTGGTGCTGGAAGATAAGTACCAG GTAATGGTCAATGGCCAATGTTATTACAACTTTAACCATCGAATCCCGATCAAGTCTGTGAAGATGGTGCAAGTGTGGAGAGATATCTCCCTGACCCAATTTGGTATCAGCAGTTGA